In the Aliarcobacter cryaerophilus genome, one interval contains:
- a CDS encoding ABC transporter ATP-binding protein: MKNSEVLIEFKNIKKIYGKGANETFALNGVDLKINKGEFVAIMGASGSGKSTSMNIIGCLDKPSSGEYLFDGVNVENLNLNQMAILRRNYIGFVFQGFNLLGRTTALENVELPLVYRKVPKEQRNKLAIEALKKVGLESVIKHTPAELSGGQQQRVAIARAIVTDPLLLLADEPTGNLDSIKSIEVMELLKKLNEELNITIIMVTHEEEMAAYASRVIYFRDGNIEDSLKKGFK, from the coding sequence ATGAAAAATAGTGAAGTTTTAATCGAATTTAAAAATATAAAAAAAATTTATGGTAAAGGTGCGAATGAGACTTTTGCTTTAAATGGAGTGGATTTAAAGATTAATAAAGGTGAATTTGTAGCTATTATGGGAGCTAGTGGAAGTGGGAAATCTACCTCTATGAATATTATTGGATGTTTGGATAAGCCAAGTAGTGGTGAGTATTTGTTTGATGGTGTAAATGTTGAAAATTTAAATCTAAATCAAATGGCAATTTTAAGAAGAAACTATATAGGTTTTGTTTTTCAAGGATTTAATCTACTAGGAAGAACAACTGCTTTGGAGAATGTTGAATTACCTCTTGTATATAGAAAAGTTCCAAAAGAACAAAGAAATAAATTAGCAATAGAAGCATTAAAAAAAGTTGGGCTTGAAAGTGTTATTAAACATACTCCAGCAGAGCTCAGTGGTGGTCAGCAACAACGTGTTGCAATAGCACGTGCTATTGTTACTGATCCACTTTTACTTTTGGCAGATGAACCTACGGGAAATCTTGATAGTATCAAAAGTATTGAAGTTATGGAGTTACTAAAAAAATTAAATGAAGAGTTAAATATTACTATTATTATGGTAACACATGAAGAAGAGATGGCTGCTTATGCTTCAAGAGTTATATATTTTAGAGATGGAAATATAGAAGATTCTTTAAAAAAAGGATTTAAATAA